Proteins from a genomic interval of Trifolium pratense cultivar HEN17-A07 linkage group LG6, ARS_RC_1.1, whole genome shotgun sequence:
- the LOC123893042 gene encoding probable E3 ubiquitin-protein ligase RHB1A, with protein MGGCCCSARKHHLQGTPVYYYCPPTFEERESLTSNDGTAAGYLVGLNLEASIPDTFRSPPVPLPYDIVFGGSASTDSESGRETVSVSSFETSITHDDIEESDCKAQTKCAPISPRKVELSKSNGTEVLVTEEEDVCPICLEEYDDENPKNLTKCEHHFHLSCILEWMERSDSCPICDQEMIF; from the exons ATGGGAGGTTGCTGTTGTTCCGCCAGAAAACATCATTTGCAAGGAACACCAGTGTATTACTAT TGCCCACCAACTTTTGAAGAGCGCGAGTCTTTAACCTCTAATGACGGTACCGCTGCTGGATATCTGGTTGGGTTGAACCTAGAAGCATCCATACCTGATACTTTCCGCTCACCTCCTGTTCCACTTCCTTACGACATTGTCTTCGGAGGTTCTGCGTCAACTGATTCTGAGTCTGGCAGAGAAACAGTTAGTGTTAGTAGTTTTGAAACTTCAATTACACACGATGATATTGAAGAATCGGATTGTAAAGCTCAAACCAAATGTGCACCTATATCTCCAAGGAAGGTAGAACTATCAAAATCAAATGGAACTGAAGTTTTGGTAACCGAAGAAGAGGATGTCTGCCCAATTTGTCTTGAAG AATATGATGACGAGAATCCTAAAAATCTGACAAAATGTGAACATCATTTTCATCTATCTTGCATTCTTGAGTGGATGGAAAGAAGTGACTCCTGTCCTATATGTGACCAG GAGATGATATTTTGA